A single window of Gossypium hirsutum isolate 1008001.06 chromosome A10, Gossypium_hirsutum_v2.1, whole genome shotgun sequence DNA harbors:
- the LOC121208028 gene encoding uncharacterized protein, whose translation MAPYGALYGCKCRTPLCWTELGERQVLGLELVSKTEDKVRLIQDHLKAVSDKQKSYADLKMRDIKCYVRDFIFLKRVGPVAYQLKLLLELNYIHDVFHVSILRRYRSDLSYVVSVKEIEVRPNLTFEDKSIQILGCDVKVLRGESILLVKVQWRNHGIEEATWRPEDSIRQ comes from the exons atggcaccttacgggGCTTTATATGGTTGTAAGTGTCGTACAccgctatgttggactgagttaggtgaACGTCAGGTTTTGGGTCTTGAGTTGGTTTCTaagactgaggataaggttcgACTAATTCAAGATCATTTGAAAGCAGTTTCTGATaaacagaagtcttatgcagatttgaagatgAGAGATATTAAATGCTATGTGAGGGACTTCAtctttcttaag CGTGTAggaccggtcgcttatcaatTGAAGCTACTTCTAGAGTTAAACTATAtccacgatgtcttccatgtttcgaTACTGAGGCGATATCGATCTGACCTTTCTTATGTTGTTTCTGTTAAAGAGATCGAAGTTAGGCCGAATTTGACCTTTGAAGATAAATCGATTCAGATTTTGGGTTGTGATGTTAAAGTGCTGAGGGGGGAGTCCATTCTGTTAGTGAAGGTTCAGTGGCGGAATCATGGcattgaggaggccacgtggAGACCTGAGGACTCGATACGTCAgtaa
- the LOC107896904 gene encoding protein ENHANCED DISEASE RESISTANCE 2, whose product MFIPAGHMASAEDSKEPEWIERVRSEGAVPLLEPDNCTNGWACPPGDTFMVRGPEYLSNKVKIPGGKYLLKSLGFDWIRSSTKVGDFLSHRKHRIRKVVDEAFPTGDKPFIWAFNLQLPTKDNYSAVAYFVSTEPIQEGSLIDQFLKGDDAFRNSRLKLIANIVKGPWIVKKAVGEQAICIIGRALSCQYCISENFIEVDIDIGSSMVASAIVHLAFGYITSLTVDLAFLIESQTEAELPERLLGAIRFSELKIDSAQLIEPSSYGSSGNLQASLPTRLWKSLGQGFSHLLHPGAQESGSVSTPTTHVNGTAVHEESDRDVK is encoded by the coding sequence ATGTTTATTCCAGCAGGACACATGGCTAGTGCTGAGGATAGCAAGGAACCTGAATGGATAGAGAGAGTACGATCAGAGGGAGCTGTTCCACTACTTGAACCAGATAACTGTACAAATGGTTGGGCATGTCCGCCCGGGGATACCTTTATGGTAAGGGGTCCAGAGTACTTGTCAAACAAGGTCAAAATTCCTGGTGGGAAATATCTGCTAAAATCTCTTGGCTTTGACTGGATTAGAAGTTCCACAAAGGTTGGTGACTTTTTGAGCCATCGTAAACATCGTATTAGAAAGGTTGTTGATGAGGCTTTCCCTACAGGTGATAAGCCTTTCATTTGGGCATTCAACCTTCAGCTCCCTACTAAGGATAACTATAGTGCGGTAGCTTATTTTGTAAGCACTGAACCTATTCAAGAGGGTTCTTTGATTGACCAGTTCTTGAAAGGTGATGATGCATTTAGAAATTCAAGGCTTAAATTGATTGCTAACATTGTCAAAGGGCCGTGGATTGTTAAAAAGGCAGTTGGTGAGCAAGCAATATGCATCATTGGACGAGCCCTTTCTTGCCAGTATTGTATATCTGAGAATTTTATTGAAgttgatattgatattggatCTTCGATGGTTGCAAGCGCTATTGTTCACCTTGCATTTGGTTACATCACAAGTCTGACAGTTGACCTAGCTTTTCTTATTGAGAGCCAAACTGAGGCAGAGCTTCCTGAACGACTCCTAGGAGCTATACGGTTCTCTGAACTGAAAATTGATTCTGCTCAGTTGATTGAACCGTCATCATACGGGAGCAGTGGGAATTTGCAGGCGTCACTGCCAACTCGCTTGTGGAAGTCACTTGGACAGggattttctcatcttcttcatccaGGAGCTCAAGAAAGTGGTTCGGTCTCCACTCCAACAACCCATGTTAATGGCACTGCTGTTCATGAAGAAAGTGATCGTGATGTTAAGTAA